A genomic segment from uncultured Marinifilum sp. encodes:
- a CDS encoding T9SS type A sorting domain-containing protein, translating to MNKYIFLLFAILIFDKGVQAAESDKLIVDVNLNMKRSLYDISTFDRNKFIAIHADITEQEWDGNNFTSDLRNDFLNQYDVYLGRNTGSIGWNMNSVVSEDPDRKGYADPASILSSAESAKLKYAENTIYHAYEYRNDQILCAQLHPFWPDGQETKKGWAFSQSDTDSEPFGSASGEYMARYIHDTYGIGTTTGKPEPKYVEVINEPLYWLVDHGEDDPQKVFKFHNTVADQIRKYNADSNIQIGGFCVAFPDFEKNNFKQWEERWKLFMDMCGSNMDYFTIHLYDFAAKEGKQMYRKGSNMEATFDMMEQYSYLSFGKVKPIMISEYGGVSHDLKGTWSPLRDWHHIKSVNAMRMQFMERANIINKTIDFLPVKAEWGSTGADNTYSHRLMRKENEPDSYTGQWVYAETAKVYQLWSDVKGTRVDSKSTNPDVMSDVYVDGNKAYLILDNLNFTSVDVSTNILGGSSDLKSVKVKHLYYAGSSPVLDESTYTQEQEVYTIGAEGCMIIEYAFDDELVLDESVSEKKYYADTYYKPINVNSPEIFTINNVSMGDYGEATLRIGIGRAHGKSLKPKVLFNGYEIAVPDNFRGGDQADRDSFFGLIEIPLPYDILKGTNSISVEFPDSGGYISTVTMRAFEFSKEVFRSGNLPVGIDDTSTLKDTENVKLKLYPNPVSTSLNVELGSTNNFTDLELVSLSGKVLLRTDISNSASTLQLNVSSLANGYYVLRLRGDKFQSYPFIKN from the coding sequence ATGAACAAGTATATATTTTTATTATTTGCTATTCTTATTTTTGATAAGGGAGTGCAGGCAGCAGAGTCCGATAAGCTAATTGTGGATGTAAATCTTAATATGAAACGAAGCTTGTACGATATTTCTACTTTCGACAGAAATAAATTTATAGCCATACATGCTGATATTACCGAACAGGAATGGGATGGGAATAATTTTACCTCCGATTTGCGAAATGATTTTTTAAATCAGTACGATGTTTATTTAGGAAGAAATACAGGAAGTATTGGTTGGAATATGAATAGTGTGGTAAGCGAAGATCCCGATAGAAAGGGATATGCCGATCCGGCAAGTATTCTTTCGTCGGCAGAAAGTGCCAAGCTTAAGTATGCCGAAAATACTATTTATCATGCTTATGAATATAGAAACGACCAGATTTTGTGTGCTCAGCTGCACCCTTTCTGGCCCGACGGACAGGAAACAAAAAAAGGCTGGGCTTTTTCGCAAAGCGATACCGATTCGGAACCTTTTGGAAGCGCCTCGGGAGAATATATGGCGCGTTATATTCACGATACCTATGGCATCGGCACAACAACAGGTAAGCCCGAACCTAAGTATGTCGAAGTAATAAACGAACCTTTGTACTGGCTGGTAGATCATGGTGAGGACGATCCGCAGAAGGTGTTTAAATTTCATAATACTGTTGCAGATCAAATTAGAAAATACAATGCCGATTCAAACATTCAAATTGGTGGATTTTGTGTTGCCTTTCCCGATTTTGAGAAAAATAACTTTAAGCAATGGGAGGAGCGCTGGAAACTCTTTATGGATATGTGTGGCAGCAATATGGACTATTTTACCATTCACTTATACGATTTTGCAGCCAAAGAAGGAAAGCAGATGTATCGCAAAGGCAGTAATATGGAAGCCACTTTCGATATGATGGAGCAATATTCCTACTTGTCTTTCGGAAAAGTAAAGCCAATTATGATTTCGGAGTATGGTGGTGTGTCGCACGATTTAAAAGGTACTTGGTCGCCTTTGCGCGACTGGCATCATATAAAATCGGTGAATGCCATGAGAATGCAATTTATGGAGCGGGCAAATATTATTAATAAAACCATAGATTTTTTACCTGTGAAAGCGGAATGGGGATCAACAGGAGCTGACAATACCTATAGCCACCGCTTAATGCGAAAGGAAAACGAGCCAGATAGTTATACGGGTCAATGGGTGTATGCCGAGACTGCAAAAGTTTACCAGTTATGGTCCGATGTAAAAGGAACTCGTGTCGATTCAAAATCTACAAACCCCGATGTGATGAGCGATGTTTATGTGGATGGAAATAAGGCTTATCTTATTTTGGATAATCTTAATTTTACTTCTGTAGATGTATCTACCAATATTTTAGGTGGCAGTTCAGATTTAAAATCAGTAAAAGTTAAGCATCTTTATTATGCAGGATCGAGTCCTGTGCTCGATGAATCGACTTACACACAGGAGCAGGAAGTATATACTATTGGGGCCGAGGGATGTATGATTATAGAATATGCTTTCGACGATGAACTTGTGCTTGATGAGAGTGTTAGCGAAAAAAAATACTATGCCGATACTTATTATAAGCCGATAAATGTAAATTCGCCCGAAATATTTACCATTAATAATGTTTCGATGGGTGATTATGGAGAAGCTACTCTTCGCATTGGCATTGGTCGTGCGCATGGAAAATCATTAAAGCCAAAAGTTTTATTTAACGGATACGAAATTGCTGTTCCCGATAACTTTAGAGGAGGAGATCAGGCCGACAGAGATAGTTTTTTTGGTCTTATAGAAATTCCTCTTCCTTATGATATTTTAAAAGGTACGAACAGTATTTCTGTTGAGTTTCCCGACTCGGGCGGATACATTAGTACTGTAACAATGAGAGCATTTGAATTTAGCAAAGAAGTGTTTCGATCGGGAAATTTACCCGTGGGTATTGATGATACTTCCACCTTAAAAGATACAGAGAATGTAAAGCTTAAATTGTATCCTAATCCTGTAAGTACGTCATTAAATGTAGAATTGGGAAGCACAAACAACTTTACAGATTTGGAGTTGGTTTCCTTA